From Paenibacillus physcomitrellae, the proteins below share one genomic window:
- a CDS encoding adenylosuccinate synthase — translation MSTVVVVGTQWGDEGKGKITDYLAESADVVARYQGGNNAGHTILIDGKKYKLSLIPSGVFYEDKLCVLGNGMVINPEALLQEIAYVRENGFTANNLKISDRAHVIMPYHMVLDALEEDHKGPNKIGTTRKGIGPAYMDKAARTGIRISDLMDPEEFELKLRHLMAEKNRIIQQVYGGEPLDVEETLQKYLDYAEQIRPYVADTSVVLNDAIDEDRKVLFEGAQGVMLDLDQGTYPFVTSSNPSAGGVCSGSGVGPSKIKQVIGVAKAYTTRVGDGPFPTELFDEVGDQIRETGHEYGTVTGRARRVGWFDSVVVRHTRRVSGLTGLSLNSLDVLTGLKTVKICTGYKYRGEVITHYPASLKMLGECEAIYEELPGWSEDISGAKTLADLPENTRRYVERVSELTGIPIAIFSVGRNREQTNQVLPIYI, via the coding sequence ATGTCGACAGTAGTTGTTGTGGGAACGCAATGGGGAGACGAAGGTAAAGGCAAAATTACGGATTATCTGGCAGAGAGCGCAGATGTGGTGGCGCGCTACCAAGGCGGTAACAATGCCGGCCACACAATACTGATTGACGGGAAGAAGTACAAGCTGAGCCTTATTCCGTCGGGTGTTTTTTATGAAGATAAGCTTTGCGTGCTTGGCAACGGAATGGTGATCAATCCAGAGGCGCTGCTTCAGGAGATTGCTTATGTCCGGGAGAATGGATTTACAGCGAATAATTTGAAAATCAGCGACCGTGCGCACGTGATCATGCCTTATCATATGGTACTTGACGCGCTCGAGGAAGACCACAAAGGGCCAAACAAAATCGGCACAACCCGCAAAGGGATCGGTCCGGCTTACATGGATAAAGCGGCGCGTACGGGCATCCGGATCTCCGATCTGATGGACCCTGAAGAGTTCGAACTCAAACTTCGCCATCTGATGGCTGAGAAAAATCGTATCATCCAGCAGGTTTATGGCGGCGAGCCGCTGGATGTGGAAGAAACCCTGCAGAAATATCTGGACTATGCGGAGCAAATCCGTCCTTACGTAGCTGATACTTCGGTCGTGCTTAACGACGCGATTGACGAAGACCGCAAGGTGCTGTTTGAAGGCGCCCAGGGCGTCATGCTCGATCTCGATCAAGGCACGTATCCGTTCGTAACATCTTCCAATCCTTCGGCTGGCGGTGTCTGCAGCGGCTCCGGCGTCGGTCCGTCCAAAATTAAGCAGGTCATCGGCGTTGCCAAAGCTTATACGACCCGCGTAGGCGACGGTCCGTTCCCGACCGAGCTGTTTGATGAAGTAGGCGATCAGATCCGTGAAACCGGACATGAATACGGCACCGTAACCGGACGTGCTCGCCGCGTAGGCTGGTTCGACAGCGTCGTTGTCCGACATACCCGCCGCGTCAGCGGTTTGACCGGCTTGTCCCTGAACTCGCTGGATGTATTGACCGGCTTAAAGACCGTTAAAATTTGCACCGGCTACAAATACCGCGGCGAAGTAATCACGCATTACCCGGCGAGCCTCAAAATGCTCGGCGAATGCGAAGCGATCTATGAAGAGCTGCCAGGCTGGTCCGAGGACATTTCCGGCGCTAAAACGCTGGCAGATCTGCCGGAGAACACCCGCCGCTATGTGGAACGTGTGTCCGAGTTGACCGGCATTCCGATCGCAATCTTTTCCGTTGGCCGCAACCGCGAGCAAACGAACCAAGTATTGCCGATTTATATTTAA
- a CDS encoding Glu/Leu/Phe/Val family dehydrogenase, translating to MNLISCDFISKDKGMNGMQVWEAMAEEGFEEIVFASDPANGLKAVIVLHNTQAGPALGGCRMWNYASEEEALTDAMKLARGMTYKSAISGLPYGGGKAVIWGDPSKDKSEAMFRSFGRFLQRLKGRYVTGVDLGTTVQDMDAIAQETSYVTDMTGTLGGSGNYTAEMTAYGVYLGIEASLQEAEGSRSLAGTRVAVQGLGKVGYALCRYLRKAGAELLVSDVNGALTDQAVREFSASAVSPGAIYAQDCEVFAPCALGGVLDRRVLAQLSCRVVAGAANNQLASPEAAAELKARGILYAPDYAINAGGIIATALELAGSGAEDIRRRVETIGPTLADVYRLARSAGLNTAQAAGQLAEAKLAARLQR from the coding sequence ATGAATTTAATCAGCTGTGACTTCATCAGCAAGGACAAGGGGATGAATGGGATGCAGGTTTGGGAAGCGATGGCAGAAGAAGGATTTGAAGAGATCGTTTTTGCAAGTGATCCGGCTAACGGCCTCAAAGCCGTCATCGTCCTGCACAATACGCAGGCCGGACCCGCACTTGGCGGCTGCCGGATGTGGAACTACGCTTCCGAGGAGGAGGCGCTGACGGACGCGATGAAGCTAGCGCGGGGTATGACCTACAAATCGGCCATCTCCGGACTGCCTTACGGCGGCGGGAAGGCCGTCATTTGGGGCGACCCGTCCAAGGACAAATCGGAAGCGATGTTCCGTTCGTTCGGCCGGTTTCTGCAGCGGCTGAAGGGACGGTACGTCACCGGGGTGGATCTGGGCACCACCGTGCAGGATATGGATGCCATTGCCCAGGAAACGTCTTATGTCACCGACATGACCGGCACGCTGGGCGGGAGCGGCAATTATACGGCTGAGATGACCGCCTACGGCGTTTATTTGGGCATCGAGGCGTCTTTGCAGGAAGCGGAGGGCAGCCGGTCGCTGGCGGGAACAAGAGTCGCCGTCCAGGGACTCGGCAAAGTGGGCTATGCCCTTTGCCGGTATCTGCGGAAGGCGGGGGCGGAGCTGCTCGTGAGCGACGTGAACGGAGCACTCACGGATCAGGCAGTCCGCGAATTCAGCGCCTCGGCGGTATCGCCGGGCGCGATCTACGCGCAGGACTGCGAGGTGTTTGCGCCCTGCGCACTCGGCGGCGTGCTGGACCGCCGGGTGCTGGCGCAGCTCTCGTGCCGCGTGGTCGCCGGCGCGGCAAATAATCAGCTAGCCTCTCCGGAGGCGGCCGCTGAGCTGAAAGCCCGGGGCATTCTGTATGCCCCGGATTATGCCATCAACGCCGGCGGCATTATCGCCACGGCGTTGGAGCTGGCGGGAAGCGGCGCCGAGGACATCCGGCGCCGCGTCGAGACCATCGGCCCTACTTTGGCCGATGTGTACCGCCTGGCCCGCAGCGCCGGCCTGAACACGGCGCAGGCGGCAGGCCAGCTGGCCGAAGCCAAGCTGGCGGCCAGGCTGCAGCGGTGA
- a CDS encoding sigma-70 family RNA polymerase sigma factor, with amino-acid sequence MQERSGRRPGSPASTDQTDGLKKEGSQKQEQQEWQENPERREQPVHLLVRQAAGGDRNAVEELVRRFSGMALAVAYDKLHDPYLAEDVVQDALTEALGSLRNLREPEAFPGWFKRMVERKCYRLLRSRTRQAGRVVSDEEVMRHQLALNGEGDPALVWEQRELRNSLYASIEGLAPGQRLAVRLFYLNGYSLSEISAFLGVSVAALKKRLFDARSRLKQSLPVADFIQVYSHLYERGTRMLHLVNGDHVAEKLKQGKVQGDILPWRELYTFGPVAPDMRNEELRKRRAAYLEQTLGIPEDLYIGQCEEQEAKLERAGQYDEIVLWFEHDLYDQTMLAYLLTELDRLGLCSGAGQVPVSLLCIGDFPGIEIFRGLGQLTPEQLTSLSGTWKRVGEAELELVRKFWDAYTSPDTRVHAAFLKEDLSALPFARAAFEAHLARIPSAFNGLGWIEQTVLELIGSGIHHPHELFRQAGLRLNVLGLGDLEFWYGLSRMCQGSQALLDIRGLSAFPDYRHTAPDFRDCTLEITSFGRQVLQGEQHAAELADAGLWVGGLYLEGKKSE; translated from the coding sequence ATGCAAGAACGCAGCGGCAGACGGCCCGGATCTCCCGCGAGTACTGATCAGACTGATGGACTGAAGAAGGAGGGAAGCCAGAAGCAAGAACAGCAAGAATGGCAAGAAAATCCAGAACGGCGAGAACAGCCGGTCCATTTGCTGGTGCGGCAGGCAGCAGGTGGTGATCGGAACGCTGTGGAGGAGCTGGTCAGACGGTTCAGCGGCATGGCGCTGGCAGTGGCTTATGATAAGCTGCACGATCCTTATCTGGCGGAGGACGTGGTTCAGGACGCCTTGACTGAGGCTTTGGGCAGTTTGCGGAACCTGCGGGAGCCGGAGGCCTTTCCAGGCTGGTTTAAAAGAATGGTGGAGCGAAAATGCTACAGGCTGCTCCGTTCCCGGACCAGACAAGCCGGGAGGGTTGTATCCGATGAAGAGGTGATGAGGCATCAGCTTGCCCTAAATGGAGAAGGTGATCCTGCGCTGGTATGGGAGCAAAGGGAGCTTAGGAATTCGTTATACGCTTCTATTGAGGGACTTGCGCCCGGTCAAAGGCTGGCGGTGAGGCTGTTTTATTTGAACGGCTATTCGCTGTCCGAAATTTCGGCTTTTCTCGGCGTTTCGGTTGCCGCTTTGAAAAAACGGCTGTTCGACGCCCGCTCCCGGCTCAAACAATCCCTTCCCGTTGCTGACTTTATTCAGGTCTACAGCCACCTTTATGAGCGAGGAACACGTATGCTGCATTTGGTCAACGGCGATCACGTCGCAGAGAAATTAAAGCAGGGGAAGGTTCAAGGAGATATCCTGCCTTGGCGGGAGCTTTATACATTTGGTCCGGTAGCCCCCGATATGAGAAACGAGGAGCTGCGTAAACGGCGTGCTGCTTATCTGGAACAGACCCTGGGGATTCCGGAAGATTTGTATATTGGTCAATGTGAAGAACAGGAGGCTAAACTCGAAAGAGCCGGTCAATATGATGAGATCGTTTTATGGTTTGAGCACGATTTGTACGATCAGACGATGCTGGCCTATTTATTGACCGAGCTTGATCGGTTGGGTCTATGCTCCGGAGCCGGGCAGGTCCCGGTCAGCCTGCTGTGCATCGGGGACTTTCCGGGGATCGAGATTTTTCGGGGATTGGGACAGCTTACGCCCGAGCAGCTAACCTCTTTGTCGGGAACGTGGAAAAGAGTCGGGGAAGCCGAGCTTGAGCTGGTCAGGAAGTTTTGGGATGCTTACACTTCGCCCGACACGAGGGTCCATGCGGCGTTTCTGAAAGAGGATTTAAGCGCGCTTCCTTTTGCCAGAGCTGCTTTCGAGGCTCACCTGGCCCGGATACCCTCGGCGTTTAACGGATTAGGATGGATAGAGCAGACGGTATTGGAATTGATCGGAAGCGGTATCCATCATCCGCATGAGTTATTCCGGCAGGCTGGCCTGCGGCTGAATGTCCTGGGGTTAGGGGATTTGGAGTTTTGGTATGGGTTAAGCCGGATGTGTCAGGGCTCACAGGCTTTGCTGGACATCCGGGGACTAAGCGCTTTTCCGGATTACAGGCATACGGCTCCAGACTTCAGAGATTGTACGCTGGAAATCACCTCGTTTGGCCGTCAGGTGCTGCAAGGAGAGCAACATGCAGCGGAGCTGGCAGATGCCGGGCTTTGGGTAGGAGGCCTCTATTTGGAGGGGAAGAAATCGGAATGA